The Desulfobulbus propionicus DSM 2032 DNA segment CGGCCAGCGGATCGACCCATGGGAAGCCGAAGCGGCTGAACACGATGCCGATTGCCGCCGCCGATGAGGCAAAGATGTCGTTGCGGTGGTCCTGGGCCAGGGCCAGGACGGCGACGTTGCCGGTGCGGCGGCTGATGCCGTAGGTCCAGAGAGTGAGGCCGCCTTTGAGCAGCACGGCGAACAGGGCAATCCACAAGGCGAGGAGGCTGGCTCCGGAGGCGTCCGTGCGCACGGTCAGCAGCTCATAGGCCGTATCCACCGAATGCCAGAAGATGGCGATGGCGGTGGTGACGACAAAGGCCCCGACCACCACCGCGGCGATGCTTTCCAGCTGGTCGTGGCCGTAGGGATGTTCCCGGTCCGCCGGCTTACCGGACAGGCGGACAAAGATGGAGACCACGACGCCGTAGGCCACGTCCGAGGTCGAGTTGATGCCGTCGGCCAGCAGGGCCGGACTCTGGCCGACCACGCCGACCACGGCCTTGAGCACGGCCAGCAGGATGTTGGCGGCCAGCCCCACCTGGACCGCGAGCATGCTTGTGTGACGTCGCTGTTCCTCTG contains these protein-coding regions:
- a CDS encoding cation diffusion facilitator family transporter — its product is MQQHPHLNPEEQRRHTSMLAVQVGLAANILLAVLKAVVGVVGQSPALLADGINSTSDVAYGVVVSIFVRLSGKPADREHPYGHDQLESIAAVVVGAFVVTTAIAIFWHSVDTAYELLTVRTDASGASLLALWIALFAVLLKGGLTLWTYGISRRTGNVAVLALAQDHRNDIFASSAAAIGIVFSRFGFPWVDPLAGAVVSLIILHTGVEILRSASDDLMDTLPGRELAQEIRTALHEVNGVEDIEEVHAHRFGPYLVVNLTIGVDGNLSVRAGDRIATQVEDILLARIEFLRRVYVHYHPVGGNDPQE